The Papio anubis isolate 15944 chromosome 1, Panubis1.0, whole genome shotgun sequence genome window below encodes:
- the THRAP3 gene encoding thyroid hormone receptor-associated protein 3 isoform X2 produces MSKTNKSKSGSRSSRSRSASRSRSRSFSKSRSRSRSLSRSRKRRLSSRSRSRSYSPAHNRERNHPRVYQNRDFRGHNRGYRRPYYFRGRNRGFYPWGQYNRGGYGNYRSNWQNYRQAYSPRRGRSRSRSPKRRSPSPRSRSHSRNSDKSSSDRSRRSSSSRSSSNHSRVESSKRKSAKEKKSSSKDSRPSQAAGDNQGDEAKDQTFSGGTSQDTKASESSKPWPDATYGTGSASRASAVSELSPRERSPALKSPLQSVVVRRRSPRPSPVPKPSPPLSSTSQMGSALPGGAGYQSGTHQGQFDHGSGSLSPSKKSPVGKSPPSTGSTYGSSQKEESAASGGAAYTKRYLEEQKTENGKDKEQKQTNTDKEKIKEKGSFSDTGLGDGKMKSDSFAPKTDSEKPFRGSQSPKRYKLRDDFEKKMADFHKEEMDDQDKDKAKGRKESEFDDEPKYMSKVIGANKNQEEEKSGKWEGLVYAPPGKEKQRKTEELEEESFPERSKKEDRGKRTEGGHRGFVPEKNFRVTAYKAVQEKSSSPPPRKTSESRDKLGVKGDFPTGKSSFSITREAQVNVRMDSFDEDLARPSGLLAQERKLCRDLVHSNKKEQEFRSIFQHIQSAQSQRSPSELFAQHIVTIVHHVKEHHFGSSGMTLHERFTKYLKRGTEQEAAKNKKSPEIHRRIDISPSTFRKHGLAHDEMKSPREPGYKAEGKYKDDPVDLRLDIERRKKHKERDLKRGKSRESVDSRDSSHSRERSAEKTEKTHKGSKKQKKHRRARDRSRSSSSSSQSSHSYKAEEYTEETEEREESTTGFDKSRLGTKDFVGPSERGGGRARGTFFRARGRGWGRGNYSGNNNNNSNNDFQKRNREEEWDPEYTPKSKKYYLHDDREGEGSDKWVSRGRGRGAFPRGRGRFMFRKSSTSPKWAHDKFSGEEGEIEDDESGTENREEKDNIQPTAE; encoded by the exons atgtcaaaaacaaacaaatccaagTCTGGATCTCGCTCTTCTCGCTCAAGATCTGCATCAAGATCTCGTTCTCGTTCATTTTCGAAGTCTCGGTCCCGAAGCCGATCTCTCTCTCGTTCAAGGAAGCGCAGGCTGAG TTCTAGGTCTCGTTCCAGATCATATTCTCCAGCTCATAACAGAGAAAGAAACCACCCAAGAGTATATCAGAATCGGGATTTCCGAGGTCACAACAGAGGCTATAGAAGGCCCTATTATTTCCGTGGGCGCAACAGAGGCTTTTATCCATGGGGCCAGTATAACCGAGGAGGCTATGGAAACTACCGCTCAAACTGGCAGAATTACCGGCAAGCATACAGTCCTCGTCGAGGCCGTTCAAGATCCCGGTCCCCAAAGAGAAGGTCCCCTTCACCAAGGTCCAGGAGCCATTCTAGAAACTCTGATAAGTCGTCTTCTGACCGGTCAAGGCGCTCCTCATCCTCCCGTTCTTCCTCCAACCATAGCCGAGTTGAATCTTCTAAGCGCAAGTCTGCAAAGGAGAAAAAGTCCTCTTCCAAGGATAGCCGGCCATCTCAGGCTGCCGGGGATAACCAGGGAGATGAGGCCAAGGATCAGACATTCTCTGGAGGCACCTCTCAAGATACAAAAGCATCTGAGAGCTCGAAGCCATGGCCAGATGCCACCTACGGCACTGGTTCTGCATCACGGGCCTCAGCAGTTTCTGAGCTGAGTCCTCGGGAGCGAAGCCCAGCTCTCAAAAGCCCCCTCCAGTCTGTGGTGGTGAGGCGGCGGTCACCCCGTCCTAGCCCCGTGCCAAAACCTAGTCCTCCACTTTCCAGCACATCCCAGATGGGCTCAGCTCTGCCAGGTGGTGCTGGGTATCAGTCTGGGACACACCAAGGTCAGTTCGACCATGGTTCTGGGTCCCTGAGTCCATCCAAAAAGAGCCCTGTGGGTAAAAGTCCACCATCCACTGGCTCCACATATGGCTCATCTCAGAAGGAGGAGAGTGCTGCTTCAGGAGGAGCAGCCTATACAAAGAG GTATCTAGAAGAGCAGAAGACAGAGAATGGAAAAGATAaggaacagaaacaaacaaataccgataaagaaaaaataaaagagaaagggagCTTCTCTGACACAGGCTTGGGTGATGGAAAAATGAAATCTGATTCTTTTGCTCCCAAAACTGATTCCGAGAAGCCTTTTCGGGGCAGTCAGTCTCCCAAAAGGTATAAGCTCCGAGATGACTTTGAGAAGAAGATGGCTGACTTCCACAAGGAGGAGATGGATGATCAAGATAAGGACAAAGCtaagggaaggaaggaatctgAGTTTGATGATGAACCCAAATATATGTCTAAAGTCATAGGTGCAAACAAAaaccaggaggaggagaagtcAGGCAAATGGGAGGGCCTGGTATATGCACCTCCAGGgaaggaaaagcagaggaaaacagaggagctggaggaggagtcTTTCCCAGAGAGATCCAAAAAGGAGGATCGGGGCAAGAGAACCGAAGGTGGGCACAGGGGCTTTGTGCCTGAGAAGAATTTCCGAGTGACTGCTTACAAAGCAGTCCAGGAGAAAAGCTCATCACCTCCCCCAAGAAAGACCTCTGAGAGCCGAGACAAGCTGGGAGTGAAAGGAGATTTTCCCACGGGGAAGTCTTCCTTTTCCATTACTCGAGAGGCACAGGTCAATGTCCGGATGGACTCTTTTGATGAGGACCTTGCACG acccAGTGGCTTATTGGCTCAGGAACGCAAGCTTTGCCGAGATCTAGTCCATAGCAACAAAAAGGAACAGGAGTTTCGTTCCATTTTCCAACACATACAATCAGCTCAGTCTCAGCGTAGCCCCTCAGAACTGTTTGCCCAACATATAGTGACCATTGTTCACCATGTTAAAG AGCATCACTTTGGGTCCTCAGGAATGACATTACATGAACGCTTTACTAAATACCTAAAGAGAGGAACTGAGCAGGAGGCagccaaaaacaagaaaagcccAGAGATACACAG GAGAATAGACATTTCCCCCAGTACATTCAGAAAACATGGTTTGGCTCATGATGAAATGAAAAGTCCCCGGGAACCTGGCTACAAG GCTGAGGGAAAATACAAAGATGATCCTGTTGATCTCCGCCTTGATATTGAACGTCGTAAAAAACATAAGGAGAGAGATCTTAAACGAGGTAAATCGAGAGAATCAGTGGATTCCCGAGACTCCAGCCACTCGAGGGAAAGGTCAgctgagaaaacagagaaaactcaTAAAGGATCAAAGAAACAGAA GAAGCATCGGAGAGCAAGAGATAGGTCCagatcctcctcctcttcctcccagtcATCTCACTCCTACAAAGCAGAAGAATACACtgaagagacagaggaaagagaggagagcaCCACGGGCTTTGACAAATCAAGACTGGGGACCAAAGACTTTGTGGGTCCAAGTGAAAGAGGAGGTGGCAGAGCTCGAGGAACCTTT TTTCGAGCCAGAggaagaggctggggcaggggcaacTACTCTgggaacaataacaacaacagcaacaacgattttcaaaaaagaaaccgGGAAGAGGAGTGGGACCCAGAGTACACACCCAAAAGCAAGAAGTATTACTTG CATGATGACCGTGAAGGAGAAGGCAGTGACAAGTGGGTGAGCCGGGGCCGGGGCCGAGGAGCCTTTCCTCGGGGTCGGGGCCGGTTCATGTTCCGGAAATCAAGTACCAGCCCCAAGTGGGCCCATGACAAGTTCAGTGGGGAAGAAGGGGAGATTGAAGACGACGAGAGTGGGACAGAGAACCGAGAAGAGAAGGACAATATACAGCCCACAGCCGAGTAG
- the THRAP3 gene encoding thyroid hormone receptor-associated protein 3 isoform X1: MSKTNKSKSGSRSSRSRSASRSRSRSFSKSRSRSRSLSRSRKRRLSSRSRSRSYSPAHNRERNHPRVYQNRDFRGHNRGYRRPYYFRGRNRGFYPWGQYNRGGYGNYRSNWQNYRQAYSPRRGRSRSRSPKRRSPSPRSRSHSRNSDKSSSDRSRRSSSSRSSSNHSRVESSKRKSAKEKKSSSKDSRPSQAAGDNQGDEAKDQTFSGGTSQDTKASESSKPWPDATYGTGSASRASAVSELSPRERSPALKSPLQSVVVRRRSPRPSPVPKPSPPLSSTSQMGSALPGGAGYQSGTHQGQFDHGSGSLSPSKKSPVGKSPPSTGSTYGSSQKEESAASGGAAYTKRYLEEQKTENGKDKEQKQTNTDKEKIKEKGSFSDTGLGDGKMKSDSFAPKTDSEKPFRGSQSPKRYKLRDDFEKKMADFHKEEMDDQDKDKAKGRKESEFDDEPKYMSKVIGANKNQEEEKSGKWEGLVYAPPGKEKQRKTEELEEESFPERSKKEDRGKRTEGGHRGFVPEKNFRVTAYKAVQEKSSSPPPRKTSESRDKLGVKGDFPTGKSSFSITREAQVNVRMDSFDEDLARPSGLLAQERKLCRDLVHSNKKEQEFRSIFQHIQSAQSQRSPSELFAQHIVTIVHHVKEHHFGSSGMTLHERFTKYLKRGTEQEAAKNKKSPEIHRRIDISPSTFRKHGLAHDEMKSPREPGYKAEGKYKDDPVDLRLDIERRKKHKERDLKRGKSRESVDSRDSSHSRERSAEKTEKTHKGSKKQKKHRRARDRSRSSSSSSQSSHSYKAEEYTEETEEREESTTGFDKSRLGTKDFVGPSERGGGRARGTFQFRARGRGWGRGNYSGNNNNNSNNDFQKRNREEEWDPEYTPKSKKYYLHDDREGEGSDKWVSRGRGRGAFPRGRGRFMFRKSSTSPKWAHDKFSGEEGEIEDDESGTENREEKDNIQPTAE; the protein is encoded by the exons atgtcaaaaacaaacaaatccaagTCTGGATCTCGCTCTTCTCGCTCAAGATCTGCATCAAGATCTCGTTCTCGTTCATTTTCGAAGTCTCGGTCCCGAAGCCGATCTCTCTCTCGTTCAAGGAAGCGCAGGCTGAG TTCTAGGTCTCGTTCCAGATCATATTCTCCAGCTCATAACAGAGAAAGAAACCACCCAAGAGTATATCAGAATCGGGATTTCCGAGGTCACAACAGAGGCTATAGAAGGCCCTATTATTTCCGTGGGCGCAACAGAGGCTTTTATCCATGGGGCCAGTATAACCGAGGAGGCTATGGAAACTACCGCTCAAACTGGCAGAATTACCGGCAAGCATACAGTCCTCGTCGAGGCCGTTCAAGATCCCGGTCCCCAAAGAGAAGGTCCCCTTCACCAAGGTCCAGGAGCCATTCTAGAAACTCTGATAAGTCGTCTTCTGACCGGTCAAGGCGCTCCTCATCCTCCCGTTCTTCCTCCAACCATAGCCGAGTTGAATCTTCTAAGCGCAAGTCTGCAAAGGAGAAAAAGTCCTCTTCCAAGGATAGCCGGCCATCTCAGGCTGCCGGGGATAACCAGGGAGATGAGGCCAAGGATCAGACATTCTCTGGAGGCACCTCTCAAGATACAAAAGCATCTGAGAGCTCGAAGCCATGGCCAGATGCCACCTACGGCACTGGTTCTGCATCACGGGCCTCAGCAGTTTCTGAGCTGAGTCCTCGGGAGCGAAGCCCAGCTCTCAAAAGCCCCCTCCAGTCTGTGGTGGTGAGGCGGCGGTCACCCCGTCCTAGCCCCGTGCCAAAACCTAGTCCTCCACTTTCCAGCACATCCCAGATGGGCTCAGCTCTGCCAGGTGGTGCTGGGTATCAGTCTGGGACACACCAAGGTCAGTTCGACCATGGTTCTGGGTCCCTGAGTCCATCCAAAAAGAGCCCTGTGGGTAAAAGTCCACCATCCACTGGCTCCACATATGGCTCATCTCAGAAGGAGGAGAGTGCTGCTTCAGGAGGAGCAGCCTATACAAAGAG GTATCTAGAAGAGCAGAAGACAGAGAATGGAAAAGATAaggaacagaaacaaacaaataccgataaagaaaaaataaaagagaaagggagCTTCTCTGACACAGGCTTGGGTGATGGAAAAATGAAATCTGATTCTTTTGCTCCCAAAACTGATTCCGAGAAGCCTTTTCGGGGCAGTCAGTCTCCCAAAAGGTATAAGCTCCGAGATGACTTTGAGAAGAAGATGGCTGACTTCCACAAGGAGGAGATGGATGATCAAGATAAGGACAAAGCtaagggaaggaaggaatctgAGTTTGATGATGAACCCAAATATATGTCTAAAGTCATAGGTGCAAACAAAaaccaggaggaggagaagtcAGGCAAATGGGAGGGCCTGGTATATGCACCTCCAGGgaaggaaaagcagaggaaaacagaggagctggaggaggagtcTTTCCCAGAGAGATCCAAAAAGGAGGATCGGGGCAAGAGAACCGAAGGTGGGCACAGGGGCTTTGTGCCTGAGAAGAATTTCCGAGTGACTGCTTACAAAGCAGTCCAGGAGAAAAGCTCATCACCTCCCCCAAGAAAGACCTCTGAGAGCCGAGACAAGCTGGGAGTGAAAGGAGATTTTCCCACGGGGAAGTCTTCCTTTTCCATTACTCGAGAGGCACAGGTCAATGTCCGGATGGACTCTTTTGATGAGGACCTTGCACG acccAGTGGCTTATTGGCTCAGGAACGCAAGCTTTGCCGAGATCTAGTCCATAGCAACAAAAAGGAACAGGAGTTTCGTTCCATTTTCCAACACATACAATCAGCTCAGTCTCAGCGTAGCCCCTCAGAACTGTTTGCCCAACATATAGTGACCATTGTTCACCATGTTAAAG AGCATCACTTTGGGTCCTCAGGAATGACATTACATGAACGCTTTACTAAATACCTAAAGAGAGGAACTGAGCAGGAGGCagccaaaaacaagaaaagcccAGAGATACACAG GAGAATAGACATTTCCCCCAGTACATTCAGAAAACATGGTTTGGCTCATGATGAAATGAAAAGTCCCCGGGAACCTGGCTACAAG GCTGAGGGAAAATACAAAGATGATCCTGTTGATCTCCGCCTTGATATTGAACGTCGTAAAAAACATAAGGAGAGAGATCTTAAACGAGGTAAATCGAGAGAATCAGTGGATTCCCGAGACTCCAGCCACTCGAGGGAAAGGTCAgctgagaaaacagagaaaactcaTAAAGGATCAAAGAAACAGAA GAAGCATCGGAGAGCAAGAGATAGGTCCagatcctcctcctcttcctcccagtcATCTCACTCCTACAAAGCAGAAGAATACACtgaagagacagaggaaagagaggagagcaCCACGGGCTTTGACAAATCAAGACTGGGGACCAAAGACTTTGTGGGTCCAAGTGAAAGAGGAGGTGGCAGAGCTCGAGGAACCTTT CAGTTTCGAGCCAGAggaagaggctggggcaggggcaacTACTCTgggaacaataacaacaacagcaacaacgattttcaaaaaagaaaccgGGAAGAGGAGTGGGACCCAGAGTACACACCCAAAAGCAAGAAGTATTACTTG CATGATGACCGTGAAGGAGAAGGCAGTGACAAGTGGGTGAGCCGGGGCCGGGGCCGAGGAGCCTTTCCTCGGGGTCGGGGCCGGTTCATGTTCCGGAAATCAAGTACCAGCCCCAAGTGGGCCCATGACAAGTTCAGTGGGGAAGAAGGGGAGATTGAAGACGACGAGAGTGGGACAGAGAACCGAGAAGAGAAGGACAATATACAGCCCACAGCCGAGTAG